In Falco cherrug isolate bFalChe1 chromosome 5, bFalChe1.pri, whole genome shotgun sequence, one DNA window encodes the following:
- the TTC38 gene encoding tetratricopeptide repeat protein 38, with protein MAPLRDCQAWQDAGLVLSTTSNEACKLFDAALTQYATWTSNESLGGIEGCLSKLKAADPNFTMGHVIANGLELIGTGSSVRLSKELDSAMRTMMTLSISQPLTEREKLHVAALDMFASGQLPKACNLWEQILQSHPTDLLALKFSQDTYFYLGYHIQMRDSVARVYPFWTPDIPLSSYVKGYYSFGLMETNFFDRAEKVAREALAINQTDAWSVHTIAHINEMKADVKKGLEFMKETETNWKNSDMLACHNYWHWALYFIEKGEYEAALTIYDNHIAPRCLSSGSMLDVVDNCSMLYRLRLEGVELGDRWNNTLKLTKKHTKDHVLLFNDVHILMSSLGAKDHKTTDELLTTLQELAKAPCEDHELSLAPSLGLPLCQAFVEFENGNCDKAVDLLYPIRYQLIQLGGSNAQRDVFSQLLIHAALNSKSQAKQNLARCLLRERDVMRPNSPMTERLIRKAAAVHSMA; from the exons ATGGCGCCGCTGAGGGACTGCCAG GCCTGGCAGGATGCTGGACTTGTCCTGTCCACGACTAGCAATGAAGCCTGTAAGCTCTTCGATGCTGCGCTGACGCAG TACGCCACCTGGACCAGTAATGAGAGCCTTGGAGGTATTGAGGGATGTCTCTCCAAGTTAAAAGCAGCAGATCCTAATTTTA CAATGGGACATGTCATTGCTAATGGTTTGGAGCTGATTGGCACTGGAAGTTCGGTGCGGCTCAGCAAAGAGCTGGACAGTGCGATGAGAACAATGATGACGCTTTCAATATCACAGCCACTGACTGAGCGGGAGAAGCTTCATGTAGCAGCGTTGGACATGTTTGCTAGTGG cCAGCTTCCAAAAGCTTGCAATCTATGGGAACAGATTCTGCAGAGCCACCCAACTGACCTGCTAGCCCTCAAATTTTCCCAGGACACTTACTTCTACCTGGGATATCACATACAGATGAGAGATTCTGTTGCCCGAGTTTATCCTTTCTGGACACCTGATATTCCACTAAGCAG CTACGTGAAAGGCTACTACTCTTTTGGACTCATGGAAACAAACTTTTTTGATCGTGCTGAGAAGGTTGCTCGTGAG GCTTTGGCTATAAATCAGACAGATGCATGGTCTGTTCATACTATAGCTCacataaatgaaatgaaagcagaCGTGAAGAAAGGGTTAGAATttatgaaagaaacagaaaccaaCTGGAAG aacagTGACATGCTTGCTTGCCATAATTACTGGCACTGGGCTTTATACTTTATTGAAAAG GGTGAATATGAGGCTGCTTTGACAATTTATGACAATCAC ATTGCTCCCCGGTGTCTGTCAAGTGGAAGCATGCTGGACGTGGTAGATAACTGTTCAATGTTGTACAGGCTTCGCCTGGAAG GTGTAGAGCTTGGAGACAGGTGGAACAATACTCTCAAGCTTACAAAGAAGCACACCAAAGATCACGTTCTTCTGTTCAATGATGTGCACATCTTGATGTCCTCACTTGGAGCCAAAGACCACAAGACCACTGATGAGCTTTTAACAACTCTTCAGGAACTTGCCAA AGCACCTTGTGAAGACCATGAGCTTTCCTTGGCTCCTAGTTTGGGGTTGCCACTGTGCCaggcttttgtagagtttgaaaatggaaattgcGACAAAGCTGTAGACCTGCTGTACCCAATCCGTTATCAACTAATCCAGCTAGGAGGCAGTAACGCTCAG agagatGTTTTCAGCCAATTACTGATTCATGCTGCTTTAAATTCTAAATcacaagccaaacaaaacctTGCAAG gTGCCTCCTGAGAGAACGTGATGTGATGAGACCAAATTCACCGATGACGGAGCGACTTATTAGGAAGGCAGCAGCCGTTCATTCGATGGCATAA